The proteins below come from a single Zea mays cultivar B73 chromosome 8, Zm-B73-REFERENCE-NAM-5.0, whole genome shotgun sequence genomic window:
- the LOC100281917 gene encoding RING-H2 finger protein ATL2K: MSTTTTKASDPGSAWFGSGARTRSAAGISHNARLVTTAVAAFVSVLGLALFLHLYVCHVRRRNRRRAAAVLPTTTAAAAAAAAPKRGLDPAAVAALPTVLYRDAGGADDGAECTICLGAVQEGELVRALPACGHVFHVPCVDTWFASSSSCPVCRAEVEPPPPPALSSSALFVQAEKVVQDAVKEEAGSSTPERGIGACASLMKMLSRERPAPRRPHADAGDLDDLERQQHSVAVNN, from the coding sequence AtgtcgacgacgacgacgaaggcgagCGACCCGGGGTCCGCGTGGTTCGGCAGCGGTGCACGGACCCGGTCGGCGGCGGGGATAAGCCACAACGCGCGGCTCGTCACCACCGCGGTCGCCGCGTTCGTGTCCGTGCTCGGCCTCGCCCTCTTCCTCCACCTCTACGTCTGCCACGTGCGCCGCCGCAACCGCCGCCGCGCGGCGGCAGTGCTGCCGACGACCACggccgccgcggcggcggcggcggccccgaAGCGCGGGCTGGATCCCGCGGCCGTCGCGGCGCTGCCGACCGTCCTCTACAGGGACGCGGGCGGCGCCGACGATGGCGCCGAGTGCACCATCTGCCTCGGCGCCGTGCAGGAAGGCGAGCTGGTGCGGGCGCTCCCGGCCTGCGGCCACGTGTTCCACGTCCCCTGCGTCGACACCTGGTTCGCGTCCAGCTCGTCGTGCCCGGTCTGCCGCGCCGAGgtcgagccgccgccgccgccggcactGAGCTCATCGGCTCTGTTCGTGCAGGCGGAGAAGGTGGTGCAGGACGCCGTCAAGGAGGAGGCCGGCAGCTCCACGCCGGAGAGGGGGATCGGTGCCTGCGCGTCGCTGATGAAGATGCTCAGCAGGGAGAGGCCGGCGCCGCGGAGGCCACACGCCGACGCCGGGGACTTGGACGACTTGGAACGGCAGCAGCATTCTGTTGCCGTCAATAATTAG